A single region of the Pelecanus crispus isolate bPelCri1 chromosome 10, bPelCri1.pri, whole genome shotgun sequence genome encodes:
- the HPS6 gene encoding BLOC-2 complex member HPS6, producing MKRAGTLRLLSDFSDFSRGHWLQELLCRGEEPSHVQSSPDGQHLLVLQKSRPPPLPRVVAFQRHSIGGAELERNWQPPQPALVGLLFLQSPVTLGSWVLAIVWEHGRTEVWHFVVAVGWQLLQTLELCQGARARIVSVCSQGAGLVWCEERPPLDAHSDMSKCAFRFCVCTRALEVGEQGVRLGTVSIVLHNSPEYEVLASPQHVFLVPATASFATTSKFLLVWHPEKAKLTITAPSAGFVHSKVLHSSSESDFRKLLLGSVGILSGLAPLDIHTSTVSNSGGLLLVSTKGAVNMVEPDGTQRHIFDLEGGPLAQGSPVQLKTFGSILACVLAGVLYLVDQNSGRLIEKKILNMKQVHFLDPLGEEDSIQLLTQTGIYSFSFSKPEDSIRPEPCLVEMVFEEACRYYQRRSLSSSKLTVEKLKKGGVFQAPVALAAILQHSLRQKQKPARGLQDTYAKLLSTMSLELQSYMSLELLKTCVVCAPESEVESYCEELVEQEVSRVLHSDMDKDNLAYLNSVFASFPKAAWKATRSCLQLQQNGDGLLVARATPEVWKKVLGGPQQEEVGQNGVVPLFELICASFLRFKPKWLPSFVELTQQYVSISWAYSSKEGPEGRVPLYKRALGVLARKNKRSEADEEMELELLLCSKRPKAVLQALHLLIRLKRWQRVVEVAEKFSKLSLLLNKEIFTTLLAEFAQHRELDPYLDTLWPLCPAELTASDILAVVLQHLPCSQEDPVPFSSEGNQLTVGLLKPLLQRVVQRPCIQDEMYSDALQSPIFPPPTPPREHKIPSKAAADDASQPPIARTSSPSALVQGDTA from the coding sequence ATGAAGCGAGCCGGGACGCTGCGGCTGCTCTCCGACTTCAGCGACTTCAGCCGAGGCCactggctgcaggagctgctgtgccggggagaagagcccagccaCGTCCAGTCCAGCCCCGACGGGCAGCACCTTTTGGTCCTGCAGAAGAGCCGgccgccccccctgccccgggtgGTGGCCTTCCAGCGCCACAGCATCGGTGGAGCCGAGCTGGAGAGGAACTGGCAGCCGCCCCAGCCAGCCCTTGTGGGACTGCTCTTCCTGCAGAGCCCTGTGACATTGGGCTCCTGGGTGCTGGCCATTGTGTGGGAACACGGCCGGACCGAGGTCTGGCACTTCGTGGTGGCCgtgggctggcagctgctgcagacGCTGGAGCTCTGCCAGGGTGCCCGGGCACGAATCGTCTCTGTGTGCAGCCAGGGAGCCGGCCTGGTGTGGTGTGAGGAGAGGCCTCCCCTGGACGCCCACTCGGACATGAGCAAGTGTGCCTTCAGGTTCTGCGTCTGCACCCGGGCTCTGGAGGTGGGGGAGCAAGGCGTGCGGCTGGGCACTGTAAGTATAGTCCTGCACAACAGCCCTGAGTACGAGGTCCTGGCCTCCCCCCAGCACGTCTTCCTGGTGCCTGCCACTGCCAGCTTTGCCACCACTTCCAAATTCCTCCTCGTCTGGCATCCCGAGAAGGCAAAGCTCACCATTACAGCCCCTTCTGCAGGCTTTGTTCACAGCAAGGTGCTGCACTCCAGCAGCGAGTCAGACTTCAGGAAGCTCCTGCTTGGCTCTGTGGGTATTCTCTCAGGTTTGGCACCTCTGGACATTCACACCTCCACTGTGTCCAACAGTGGGGGTCTGCTGCTGGTAAGCACGAAGGGTGCTGTGAACATGGTGGAGCCAGATGGGACACAGAGGCATATCTTTGACCTGGAGGGGGGCCCCCTGGCCCAAGGAAGTCCTGTCCAGCTGAAGACCTTTggcagcatcctggcctgtgtGCTGGCTGGGGTCCTGTACCTCGTCGACCAGAACAGTGGAAGGctcatagaaaagaaaatcctgaacATGAAACAGGTGCATTTCCTGGATCCCCTGGGAGAGGAGGACAGCATCCAGCTCCTCACTCAAACTGGCATCTACAGCTTTAGCTTCTCCAAACCTGAGGACAGCATCAGGCCTGAGCCGTGCCTGGTGGAGATGGTGTTTGAGGAGGCCTGCAGATACTATCAGAGGAGGAGCCTCAGCAGCTCCAAGCTGACGGTGGAGAAATTGAAGAAAGGTGGTGTGTTCCAGGCTCCTGTGGCCCTCGCTGCcatcctgcagcacagcctccgCCAGAAGCAGAAGCCAGCCCGAGGCCTCCAAGACACTTACGCCAAGCTGTTGAGCACAATgagcctggagctgcagagctACATGAGCCTGGAGCTCCTCAAGACCTGCGTGGTGTGTGCCCCAGAGAGTGAGGTGGAAAGCTACTGCGAGGAACTGGTGGAGCAGGAGGTCAGCCGCGTTCTGCACTCTGACATGGACAAGGACAACTTGGCCTACCTGAACTCTGTCTTTGCCTCCTTCCCCAAGGCTGCCTGGAAGGCCACgaggagctgcctgcagctgcagcagaatgGGGACGGCCTCTTGGTAGCCAGGGCCACCCCGGAGGTGTGGAAGAAGGTCCTGGGAGGGCCGCAGCAGGAGGAGGTTGGTCAGAATGGGGTGGTCCCACTCTTCGAGCTCATCTGTGCCTCATTCCTGAGGTTCAAACCCAAGTGGCTGCCCAGTTTTGTGGAGCTGACCCAGCAGTACGTTAGCATCTCTTGGGCATACAGCAGCAAGGAGGGCCCAGAGGGCCGGGTGCCACTGTACAAGAGAGCACTGGGAGTACTGGCCAGGAAGAATAAGCGCAGCGAGGCAGATGAGGAGATGGAGCTCgaactgctgctctgcagcaagaGGCCTAAGGCTGTGCTGCAAGCTCTGCACCTTCTCATCCGCCTGAAGCGGTGGCAGCGGGTGGTGGAGGTGGCAGAGAAGTTCTCCAAGCTCAGCCTCTTGCTTAACAAGGAGATATTCACCACACTGCTGGCGGAGTTTGCCCAGCACCGGGAGCTGGACCCTTATCTGGATACACTGTGGCCGCTGTGCCCCGCTGAGCTTACCGCCTCGGACATCCTCGCCGTGGTTCTGCAGCATCTCCCTTGTTCCCAGGAGGACCCAGTGCCCTTCTCCAGCGAGGGAAACCAGCTGACTGTAGGATTGCTCAAGCCGTTGCTGCAAAGGGTTGTACAGCGTCCCTGCATCCAGGACGAGATGTACTCGGATGCCTTGCAGAGCCCCATCTTCCCCCCTCCTACCCCACCCCGAGAACACAAGATCCCCTCAAAAGCAGCAGCCGACGATGCCTCTCAGCCACCCATCGCAAGGACTTCCTCCCCCTCGGCGCTGGTACAGGGTGACACTGCATGA
- the LDB1 gene encoding LIM domain-binding protein 1 isoform X2: MSVGCACPGCSSKSFKLYSPKEPPNGNAFPPFHPGTMLDRDVGPTPMYPPTYLEPGIGRHTPYGNQTDYRIFELNKRLQNWTEECDNLWWDAFTTEFFEDDAMLTITFCLEDGPKRYTIGRTLIPRYFRSIFEGGATELYYVLKHPKESFHNNFVSLDCDQCTMVTQHGKPMFTQVCVEGRLYLEFMFDDMMRIKTWHFSIRQHRELIPRSILAMHAQDPQMLDQLSKNITRCGLSNSTLNYLRLCVILEPMQELMSRHKTYSLSPRDCLKTCLFQKWQRMVAPPAEPARQQPSKRRKRKMSGGSTMSSGGGNTNNSNSKKKSPASTFALSSQDVMVVGEPTLMGGEFGDEDERLITRLENTQFDAANGIDDEDSFNNSPALGANSPWNSKPPSSQESKSENPTSQASQ, from the exons gCTGCTCCTCTAAGTCGTTCAAGCTGTACTCGCCAAAGGAGCCCCCAAACGGCAACGCCTTCCCCCCCTTCCACCCGGGCACCATGCTGGATCGAGATGTGGG ACCTACTCCCATGTACCCACCGACATACCTGGAGCCTGGAATCGG GAGGCACACGCCATATGGGAACCAGACTGACTACAGGATATTTGAGCTCAACAAGCGGCTGCAGAACTGGACAgag GAATGTGACAATCTGTGGTGGGATGCCTTCACCACGGAGTTCTTTGAGGACGATGCCATGTTAACAATCACTTTCTGCTTGGAGGATGGACCAAAGAGATACA CGATCGGACGGACCTTGATTCCCCGTTACTTCCGCAGCATCTTTGAAGGGGGGGCCACAGAGCTCTACTACGTGCTCAAGCACCCCAAGGAGTCCTTCCACAACAACTTCGTCTCGCTGGACTGTGACCAGTGCACCATGGTCACCCAGCACGGCAAGCCCATGTTCACCCAG GTGTGTGTGGAGGGGCGGCTCTACCTGGAGTTCATGTTCGACGACATGATGAGGATAAAGACATGGCATTTCAGCATCCGCCAGCATCGAGAGCTGATCCCCCGCAGCATCCTTGCCATGCAT GCACAGGACCCCCAGATGCTGGACCAGTTATCCAAGAACATCACCCGCTGTGGGCTCTCAAACTCCACACTCAACTACCTCCGA ctctgtgtaATCCTAGAACCAATGCAGGAGCTCATGTCACGGCACAAGACCTACAGCCTCAGTCCCCGGGACTGCCTCAAGACTTGCCTCTTCCAGAAGTGGCAGCGGATGGTCGCTCCCCCTG CGGAGCCAGCGCGGCAGCAGCCTAGCAAGCGCCGGAAAAGGAAGATGTCGGGGGGCAGCACCATGAGCTCCGGCGGGGGAAACAccaacaacagcaacagcaagaaGAAGAGCCCGGCCAGCACCTTTGCCCTGTCCAGTCAG GATGTGATGGTGGTAGGCGAGCCCACGCTGATGGGGGGGGAGTTTGGGGACGAGGACGAGCGGCTCATCACCCGGCTGGAGAACACGCAGTTTGACGCCGCCAACGGCATCGACGACGAGGACAGCTTCAACAACTCGCCGGCGCTGGGGGCCAACAGCCCCTGGAACAGCAAACCGCCCTCCAGCCAGGAGAGCAAGTCAGAGAACCCCACGTCGCAGGCGTCGCAGTAa
- the LOC104025444 gene encoding prominin-1-A produces MELGNISQSLYGPGLEAPGSSTPGLVAMVHGFLRLVQPNALPIELIADFSQSQSEEVIRKQVHELLLYEVGFLVCTAIGLLFIILVPLVGCCFCCCRCCGNCGGRMYQKQGRRMGCRRRALWASILLVSALLLAGDVCAFISNTRFSQAVCGTFPNVNNTLDNIYIYLASIPKEISFIINSSNVPLGLASDRLQDIGPNLGSTIVSGIRSSMDGALGSLQSLLQGMEMLAAAFGSIASTRSRLEELQSNYSRQLAILQDGLNQTLQRCGHPCGSVSLDGLAFSANFSMIPGVEQQLEALGDVSSSNITADLEKVNTTLDMIPAKVQEQSQDVVTKTQNQLGLISQKIRSLQEKLPLLDVEERVRAFVGNAESVLEEHREPIIVSDRLRWSVCTVLCCMVLLVILCNAVGLLLGPLGLKESVLPTQRSSLSNAGGNFFMAGVGFSFIFSWLLMLLVLITFVLGGNIYMLVCESWRSQQLFQLLDTPGLIPGFNLSELLGQEGGTANFSEIYRQCQRDAALWQTLHLDQSVSLDELLNISQYTGEISTAFEKMNITLSPISLLSQSQRDLLLNASQAGQPPNFTLTLEQLDQNMTQGSLLDLAAELEHLADKAGADVQKDLEAGARKLRMLDKEMQMSFSGLLQSLKENIHLAQSGTAQLEAQAKAALDKASETQEFLERETANIIKNETWAFLEELLDFFETYVSWAKSKLTGDVARCKPIAQTVDNVGVITCNYILDSLNAFWFSLGWCTFFLLPSIILAVRLAKFYRRMDIADVYRNEALEMPPTFNFYKIPRPSTRH; encoded by the exons ATGGAGCTGGGGAACATCTCGCAGTCCCTGTACGGCCCCGGCCTCGAGGCACCGGGGAGCAGCACGCCGGGCCTGGTAGCGATGGTACACGGCTTCCTGCGGCTGGTGCAGCCCAATGCCCTGCCCATAG AACTGATCGCAGATTTTAGTCAGTCCCAGAGCGAGGAGGTCATCAGGAAGCAAGTCCACGAG ctgctgctctatGAAGTGGGTTTCCTGGTTTGCACGGCCATCGGGCTCCTCTTCATCATCCTCGTGCCCCTGGTGggatgctgcttctgctgctgccgctgctgcggGAACTGCGGGGGCCGCATGTACCAGAAGCAGGGCCGGCGGATGGGCTGCCGGCGCCGGGCGCTCTGGGCCTCCATCCTGCTGgtctctgctctcctcct ggctggggatgtCTGTGCCTTCATCAGCAACACCCGCTTCTCCCAGGCCGTGTGCGGCACCTTCCCCAACGTCAACAACACCCTGGACAACATCTACATCTACCTGGCCTCCATCCCCAAG GAAATCAGTTTTATCATCAACAGCAGCAACGTCCCGCTGGGCCTCGCCAGCGACAGGCTCCAGG ACATCGGGCCCAACCTGGGAAGCACAATTGTCTCGGGCATCAGGAGCAGCATGGATGGGGCTCTGGGATCCCTCCAGAGCCTCTTGCAAG GGATGGAGATGCTGGCGGCCGCCTTCGGCAGCATTGCCAGCACTCGCTCGCGCCTcgaggagctgcagagcaacTACAGCCGGCAGCTGGCCATCCTGCAGGATGGCCTCAACCAGACCCTGCAGCGCTGCGGCCACCCCTGCGGCAGCGTGTCCCTGGACGGCCTCGCCTTCAGCGCCAACTTCAGCATG ATCCCCGgtgtggagcagcagctggaggcacTGGGTGATGTGTCTAGCTCCAACATAACTGCTGATTTAGAGAAG GTTAACACCACGCTGGACATGATCCCTGCCAAGGTGCAAGAGCAGTCCCAGGACGTGGTGACAA AGACGCAGAACCAGCTGGGCCTCATCAGCCAGAAGATCAGGAGCTTGCAGGAGAAGTTGCCGCTCCTGGATGTGGAGGAGAGAGTCAGGGCCTTCGTGGGCAATGCTGAATCGGTGCTGGAGGAGCACAGGGAGCCGATCATCGTCTCGGATAGGCTCAG GTGGAGCGTGTGTACTGTCCTGTGCTGCATGGTGCTGCTGGTCATCCTCTGCAACGCTGtcgggctgctgctggggcccCTGGGGCTGAAGGAAAGCGTGCTGCCCACGCAGCGCAGCAGCCTCTCCAACGCCGGCGGGAACTTCTTCATGGC AGGTGTTGGCTTCAGCTTCATCTTCTCCTGGCTGCTGATGCTGCTAGTGCTGATCACCTTCGTGCTTGGGGGGAACATCTACATGCTCGTCTGTGAGTCCTGGCGCAGCCAGCAGCTCTTCCAG CTCCTGGACACGCCTGGCCTGATCCCTGGCTTTAACCTGTCGGAGCTGCTGGGTCAGGAGGGTGGCACAGCAAACTTCTCAGAGATATACAG GCAGTGCCAGCGAGATGCTGCCCTGTGGCAAACGCTGCACCTGGACCAGAGCGTGTCCCTGGATGAACTCTTGAACATCAGCCAG TACACAGGAGAGATATCCACGGCCTTCGAGAAGATGAACATCACCCTGAGCCCCATCTCGCTGCTCAGCCAGAGCCAGAGAGACTTGCTGCTGAATGCCAGCCAGGCCGGGCAGCCCCCCAACTTCACCCTCACCCTGGAGCag CTGGATCAGAACATGACCCAGGGAAGCCTCCTGGatctggctgcagagctggagcacctGGCAGACAAAGCG GGTGCGGATGTGCAAAAGGACCTGGAGGCTGGTGCTCGCAAGCTCAGGATGCTGGACAAGGAGATGCAGATGAGCTTCTCTGGGCTGCTG CAAAGCCTGAAGGAGAACATCCACTTGGCGCAGAGCGGGACTGCCCAGCTTGAG GCACAGGCAAAAGCTGCGCTGGATAAAGCCAGTGAAACCCAGGAGTTCCTGGAGAGGGAGACCGCAAACATCATCAAGAAC GAGACATGGGCCTTCCTGGAGGAGCTGTTGGACTTCTTTGAGACCTACGTCTCCTGGGCCAAGAGCAAG cTGACGGGAGACGTGGCACGTTGCAAACCCATAGCTCAGACTGTGGATAATGTGGGGGTCATCACCTGCAACTACATCCTGGACTCTCTG AACGCCTTCTGGTTCAGCCTGGGCTGGTGTACCTTCTTCCTGCTGCCCAGCATCATCCTGGCCGTCAGACTTGCCAAGTTTTACCGCCGCATGGACATTGCTGATGTCTACAG gAATGAAGCCTTGGAGAT GCCACCCACATTCAACTTCTACAAAATTCCCCGGCCATCCACGAGGCATTAG
- the LDB1 gene encoding LIM domain-binding protein 1 isoform X1, which translates to MSVGCACPGCSSKSFKLYSPKEPPNGNAFPPFHPGTMLDRDVGPTPMYPPTYLEPGIGRHTPYGNQTDYRIFELNKRLQNWTEECDNLWWDAFTTEFFEDDAMLTITFCLEDGPKRYTIGRTLIPRYFRSIFEGGATELYYVLKHPKESFHNNFVSLDCDQCTMVTQHGKPMFTQVCVEGRLYLEFMFDDMMRIKTWHFSIRQHRELIPRSILAMHAQDPQMLDQLSKNITRCGLSNSTLNYLRLCVILEPMQELMSRHKTYSLSPRDCLKTCLFQKWQRMVAPPAEPARQQPSKRRKRKMSGGSTMSSGGGNTNNSNSKKKSPASTFALSSQVPDVMVVGEPTLMGGEFGDEDERLITRLENTQFDAANGIDDEDSFNNSPALGANSPWNSKPPSSQESKSENPTSQASQ; encoded by the exons gCTGCTCCTCTAAGTCGTTCAAGCTGTACTCGCCAAAGGAGCCCCCAAACGGCAACGCCTTCCCCCCCTTCCACCCGGGCACCATGCTGGATCGAGATGTGGG ACCTACTCCCATGTACCCACCGACATACCTGGAGCCTGGAATCGG GAGGCACACGCCATATGGGAACCAGACTGACTACAGGATATTTGAGCTCAACAAGCGGCTGCAGAACTGGACAgag GAATGTGACAATCTGTGGTGGGATGCCTTCACCACGGAGTTCTTTGAGGACGATGCCATGTTAACAATCACTTTCTGCTTGGAGGATGGACCAAAGAGATACA CGATCGGACGGACCTTGATTCCCCGTTACTTCCGCAGCATCTTTGAAGGGGGGGCCACAGAGCTCTACTACGTGCTCAAGCACCCCAAGGAGTCCTTCCACAACAACTTCGTCTCGCTGGACTGTGACCAGTGCACCATGGTCACCCAGCACGGCAAGCCCATGTTCACCCAG GTGTGTGTGGAGGGGCGGCTCTACCTGGAGTTCATGTTCGACGACATGATGAGGATAAAGACATGGCATTTCAGCATCCGCCAGCATCGAGAGCTGATCCCCCGCAGCATCCTTGCCATGCAT GCACAGGACCCCCAGATGCTGGACCAGTTATCCAAGAACATCACCCGCTGTGGGCTCTCAAACTCCACACTCAACTACCTCCGA ctctgtgtaATCCTAGAACCAATGCAGGAGCTCATGTCACGGCACAAGACCTACAGCCTCAGTCCCCGGGACTGCCTCAAGACTTGCCTCTTCCAGAAGTGGCAGCGGATGGTCGCTCCCCCTG CGGAGCCAGCGCGGCAGCAGCCTAGCAAGCGCCGGAAAAGGAAGATGTCGGGGGGCAGCACCATGAGCTCCGGCGGGGGAAACAccaacaacagcaacagcaagaaGAAGAGCCCGGCCAGCACCTTTGCCCTGTCCAGTCAGGTACCT GATGTGATGGTGGTAGGCGAGCCCACGCTGATGGGGGGGGAGTTTGGGGACGAGGACGAGCGGCTCATCACCCGGCTGGAGAACACGCAGTTTGACGCCGCCAACGGCATCGACGACGAGGACAGCTTCAACAACTCGCCGGCGCTGGGGGCCAACAGCCCCTGGAACAGCAAACCGCCCTCCAGCCAGGAGAGCAAGTCAGAGAACCCCACGTCGCAGGCGTCGCAGTAa